Proteins encoded together in one Anaerobaca lacustris window:
- a CDS encoding type II secretion system protein — MNARKRIESKRAFTLIELLVVISIIALLMAVLIPALQRARRQARAVACQANLKQWGLHFAALVSENDGRLPEWVSLGEREFTMKTYETGRDITWLVWGYAATANSLALTTAQKMRLCPMARTPRSDVMDFGDGRGGTFLAWGRISAGILDQSVWKSGLENYGSYGLNFWSGAPIVVSAAMQPEKAWRTADMRGAGYAPFMLDSAAEFTGILADMSPPKQDAIPVSNVARTDHSACINRHEGGVNALFMDWSVRKVGLKELWTLKWHREFDTTNPWTRAGGVQPGDWPEWMRKFKDY, encoded by the coding sequence ATGAATGCGAGAAAGCGAATCGAAAGCAAGCGGGCATTCACCCTGATCGAGCTTCTGGTGGTGATCTCGATCATCGCGCTGCTGATGGCGGTCCTGATCCCGGCGTTGCAGCGGGCGCGCAGACAGGCGCGGGCCGTGGCGTGTCAGGCCAATCTGAAGCAATGGGGTCTGCACTTCGCCGCCCTCGTCAGCGAGAACGATGGGCGTCTGCCCGAGTGGGTAAGCCTTGGAGAACGCGAGTTCACGATGAAGACGTACGAGACGGGCCGAGACATCACCTGGTTGGTTTGGGGTTATGCGGCTACGGCCAATTCGCTGGCGCTCACCACGGCGCAGAAGATGCGCCTTTGTCCTATGGCCCGCACGCCGCGGAGTGATGTGATGGACTTTGGCGATGGAAGAGGGGGCACCTTCCTGGCTTGGGGCCGAATCTCGGCCGGCATCCTGGACCAGAGCGTGTGGAAGTCGGGACTAGAGAACTATGGCAGCTACGGCCTAAACTTCTGGAGTGGGGCGCCGATCGTAGTATCGGCAGCAATGCAGCCTGAGAAGGCGTGGCGGACGGCCGACATGCGCGGTGCAGGATATGCCCCCTTCATGCTAGACAGCGCCGCTGAGTTCACCGGAATCCTCGCTGACATGTCGCCGCCCAAACAGGATGCGATTCCAGTCAGCAACGTCGCTCGCACCGATCATTCGGCATGCATCAACCGCCACGAGGGTGGGGTCAATGCCCTATTCATGGATTGGTCGGTACGCAAGGTGGGGCTCAAGGAACTCTGGACGCTCAAGTGGCACCGTGAATTCGACACCACCAACCCCTGGACTCGGGCCGGCGGCGTGCAGCCCGGCGACTGGCCCGAGTGGATGCGGAAATTCAAGGACTACTGA
- a CDS encoding alpha-L-fucosidase has protein sequence MKTCGHNQAVRAVGIFLCVVGVWAQSCPAADDPMQAWRDMKFGLFVHWGPVSLVGTEIGWSRGREVPSEEYDQLYKRFNPTLFDAEAWVTVAKRAGMKYLVLTSKHHDGFCLWPSKYTDYHIGNTPFKRDVMRELADACAKHGIQFCTYHSICDWYHPDYPLGSPGGRTKKPNPDMPRYYEYLRNQTREIIENYGPLGIMWFDGEWEEPWTLEYGNELYAYLKGLQPTLVINNRVSKGRQGMAGVTAQAHLNAGDYDTPEQRIGNFQNDRPWETCMTICQQWAWKPDDVMKSEKECLQTLVRVVGGDGNLLFNVGPMPDGRIEPRQVDRLMEMGRWLDRYGQTIYGTRGGPFKTTASLASTYQGNTIYIHILEWPDGAITLPPLPKRIVRSSILTGGSVTVRQTAEAITIVVPEGDRDPIDTIVALTLDGPADDIEPVALPSASLAAGKEARASNVFQNSDAYGPDKAFDDDPGTRWATNAGVEQAWLEVDLGRPEMISRVVISEAYDRVRRFELQYADDGTWTTFFEGERIGEKFAAGFEPVTAQRIRLNILEATDGPTIWEFQLLATRKTPLVVTP, from the coding sequence ATGAAAACGTGCGGACACAACCAGGCCGTAAGAGCAGTGGGGATTTTTCTGTGCGTCGTGGGCGTCTGGGCCCAGTCGTGCCCTGCCGCCGACGATCCGATGCAGGCGTGGCGGGACATGAAGTTCGGGCTCTTTGTCCATTGGGGTCCGGTCAGTCTCGTCGGGACCGAGATCGGCTGGTCGCGCGGGCGGGAAGTGCCGAGCGAGGAGTACGACCAGCTCTACAAGCGGTTCAATCCCACTCTGTTCGACGCCGAGGCGTGGGTGACGGTGGCCAAACGGGCGGGGATGAAATACCTGGTCCTGACGTCCAAGCACCACGACGGCTTCTGTCTGTGGCCCTCGAAGTACACCGACTACCACATCGGCAACACGCCGTTCAAGCGGGACGTGATGCGCGAGCTGGCCGACGCCTGCGCCAAGCACGGCATCCAGTTCTGCACGTATCACTCGATCTGCGACTGGTACCATCCGGATTATCCGCTGGGCAGTCCCGGCGGCCGCACGAAAAAGCCCAACCCCGATATGCCCCGCTACTACGAGTACCTCAGGAACCAGACACGGGAGATCATCGAGAACTACGGCCCGCTGGGCATCATGTGGTTCGACGGCGAGTGGGAAGAGCCCTGGACGCTCGAATACGGCAACGAGTTGTATGCCTATCTAAAAGGTCTCCAGCCGACGCTCGTGATCAACAACCGCGTGAGCAAGGGCCGCCAGGGCATGGCCGGCGTCACCGCACAGGCGCACTTGAACGCGGGCGACTACGACACGCCGGAGCAACGCATCGGCAATTTCCAGAACGACCGGCCGTGGGAAACCTGCATGACCATCTGCCAACAGTGGGCATGGAAGCCCGACGACGTGATGAAATCTGAGAAAGAGTGCCTCCAGACGCTCGTCCGCGTGGTGGGCGGCGACGGCAACCTGCTCTTCAACGTCGGGCCCATGCCCGACGGGCGGATCGAGCCGCGACAGGTGGACCGACTGATGGAAATGGGCCGGTGGCTCGACCGATATGGCCAGACCATCTACGGCACCCGCGGAGGCCCCTTCAAGACCACCGCCTCCCTGGCCAGCACCTATCAGGGCAACACCATTTATATCCACATCCTCGAATGGCCGGATGGGGCCATCACTCTGCCGCCGCTGCCGAAGCGGATCGTCCGATCATCGATCCTGACCGGCGGCTCGGTCACCGTCCGCCAGACAGCCGAGGCCATCACGATTGTCGTGCCCGAAGGCGACCGCGATCCGATCGACACGATCGTGGCCCTGACGCTCGACGGTCCGGCCGACGACATCGAGCCGGTCGCCCTGCCGTCGGCCTCGCTGGCCGCAGGCAAGGAGGCCCGGGCTTCGAACGTCTTCCAGAACAGCGATGCTTACGGCCCCGACAAGGCCTTCGACGACGATCCCGGAACGCGGTGGGCCACGAATGCGGGCGTCGAGCAGGCGTGGCTGGAGGTGGACCTGGGCCGGCCCGAGATGATCTCACGAGTGGTAATCAGCGAGGCCTACGACCGCGTCCGGCGCTTCGAGCTGCAATACGCCGACGATGGAACGTGGACGACGTTCTTCGAGGGCGAGCGAATCGGCGAGAAGTTCGCCGCCGGTTTCGAGCCCGTCACCGCCCAGCGTATCCGGCTGAACATCCTCGAAGCCACGGATGGCCCGACCATCTGGGAATTCCAGCTCCTGGCGACCAGGAAGACCCCGTTAGTAGTGACGCCGTAA
- a CDS encoding pilus assembly PilX N-terminal domain-containing protein produces the protein MTRSKINCACRRGSALVLSLLFLTVLSAMAIAMATISGANVQVAHNQRQGGWALAGAHSGLEVLRYYLKDVSVPIGAPQDRLAAIAGELQEMFADVQNISVSYSADTLTMTFAPVTLDAEVDQRFAATVTYGAHADGTPNYDALDVTITGSGGQATKRIGVCYSLRDIGNPIFDYGIATRGPLKTQGNVDIETFNETFSANIYIESLNSNLALEMIGKSSIGGTVTIANGAANVDIANSSTVLGAKGSNAIQHITIGADACTFPVPNPSEFLGYVTTTFQTGDPTSNTTLTNVEIPADTNPQFTGNTTINGVMYIRQPNTVRFVGNATINGIIVAEGQLETPSELNHLDFGGTVISNDVSTLSAEEFGALTEQTGTFIVAPGFSVSFGGNASMINGVIAASGVEFYGHAGGTVNGSIINYSDDRMDLAGNTDLVFNRSGRDKIPAGFEPQTTLEFVPASYQEYL, from the coding sequence ATGACACGGTCAAAGATCAACTGCGCATGCCGGCGCGGTTCTGCGCTGGTTCTGTCACTTCTGTTCCTCACCGTGCTCTCGGCTATGGCCATCGCCATGGCGACGATTTCCGGCGCCAACGTCCAGGTCGCGCACAACCAGCGTCAAGGGGGCTGGGCGCTCGCCGGCGCCCATTCGGGCCTCGAAGTCCTTCGGTACTACCTCAAGGACGTCAGTGTGCCCATCGGGGCTCCACAGGACCGGCTGGCGGCGATAGCCGGGGAACTTCAGGAGATGTTCGCCGACGTGCAGAACATCAGCGTCTCTTATAGCGCCGACACCCTGACGATGACCTTCGCACCGGTGACGCTCGACGCCGAGGTCGACCAACGCTTCGCCGCCACCGTCACCTATGGCGCACACGCCGACGGCACACCGAATTACGATGCCCTCGATGTCACGATCACGGGCAGTGGCGGCCAGGCAACCAAACGGATAGGGGTCTGCTATAGCTTGCGGGACATCGGCAATCCGATCTTCGACTACGGCATCGCCACCCGAGGCCCTCTCAAGACCCAGGGCAATGTGGACATCGAGACGTTCAACGAGACGTTCTCGGCCAACATCTATATCGAGAGCCTCAACAGCAATCTGGCCCTGGAAATGATCGGCAAGTCGTCGATCGGCGGCACAGTGACCATCGCCAACGGCGCCGCCAACGTCGATATCGCCAACAGCAGCACCGTGCTCGGCGCCAAAGGCTCGAACGCCATCCAGCATATTACGATCGGCGCCGATGCATGCACGTTTCCCGTCCCGAATCCCTCCGAATTCCTGGGATATGTGACGACCACGTTCCAAACCGGAGACCCCACCTCGAACACCACACTGACGAACGTGGAAATCCCGGCCGACACCAATCCCCAGTTCACGGGCAATACGACGATCAACGGCGTCATGTACATCCGCCAGCCAAACACCGTCCGTTTCGTGGGCAACGCCACGATCAACGGCATCATCGTGGCCGAGGGGCAACTGGAGACCCCCTCGGAGCTGAACCACCTCGATTTCGGCGGGACCGTAATCAGCAACGATGTCTCCACACTGTCGGCCGAAGAGTTCGGGGCACTGACCGAACAGACCGGGACGTTTATCGTCGCGCCGGGGTTCAGTGTATCGTTCGGCGGCAACGCCAGCATGATCAACGGGGTCATCGCGGCCAGCGGGGTCGAGTTCTACGGGCACGCCGGCGGGACGGTCAACGGCTCGATCATCAACTACTCCGACGACCGCATGGATTTGGCGGGCAACACGGACCTCGTGTTCAACCGCTCCGGGCGAGACAAGATCCCGGCCGGTTTCGAGCCGCAGACGACCCTCGAATTCGTGCCCGCCAGCTATCAGGAATACCTGTAA
- a CDS encoding pilus assembly PilX N-terminal domain-containing protein, whose translation MPAARKFKNRSKGSTLILSMIFVLVFSALAVSLATISGANVQVASNQHKINTALYAAQSGLECGKYLVKTVLLDWTPRNFVSNDEADEVWSDLCTHVASRGLDGRIVAYDANELTIQGMKLNDSDATFTVRFHRDASDRRIIALQSTGTHDGASRTVGITMAITKDREVLTYAVASRGRIWLDEGSVVHGPLFSTWNRPEVGPGIETSPGTTVYGTVGTVISLADFQANGIQMETLGDNDNAMFYFGVSAFDDEGNPVSDTYGPVDDDGYLLDLDLNPIYDEDGNRIFKDYDLRYYSSDDHIKGYHEDILYDVPFNSDMPGMQPGDYDTSDYKAMCSEIGSHSSTATEYFPYAEGNYSQPRSSSSFQYSRRVYENQTFSNVRVPQGKHALFKNCTFEDVLFIETRESYYNHSSYTNNIRFEDCTFNGVIVTDVPSSTNHYSWWMRNALTFTGASVFNNTSSIQEATVLAPNFNVNLGSTAQVGDTSNSVIQGAVVGGIVDVYGNAAIHGTIISMYDTSAHSSGYITNIGDREDGGSESYGTIEGQIEITPDPDQMLPSGITSPIIIQPDQNTYSESV comes from the coding sequence ATGCCTGCGGCACGCAAATTCAAGAACAGGTCCAAAGGGAGCACGCTGATCCTATCCATGATCTTCGTCCTGGTCTTCTCGGCCCTGGCGGTGTCCTTGGCCACGATTTCCGGGGCGAACGTCCAGGTGGCCTCAAACCAGCACAAGATCAACACCGCGCTCTACGCCGCCCAGTCCGGTCTGGAGTGCGGAAAGTACCTTGTCAAGACCGTCTTGCTGGATTGGACGCCGAGGAACTTCGTCAGCAATGACGAAGCGGACGAGGTCTGGAGCGATCTGTGCACGCACGTCGCCAGCCGGGGTCTGGACGGCAGGATCGTAGCCTACGATGCCAACGAACTGACGATACAGGGCATGAAGCTCAACGACTCGGATGCCACGTTCACTGTCCGGTTCCATCGCGACGCCAGCGATCGACGCATTATTGCGCTCCAGTCGACAGGGACCCATGACGGAGCCAGTCGGACGGTCGGCATCACGATGGCCATCACCAAGGACCGGGAGGTTCTGACCTATGCCGTCGCCAGTCGAGGCCGGATCTGGCTCGACGAGGGCAGCGTGGTCCATGGCCCTCTGTTCAGCACCTGGAACAGGCCCGAAGTCGGGCCGGGGATCGAGACCTCGCCGGGCACCACGGTCTACGGCACCGTCGGCACGGTCATTTCGCTTGCGGATTTCCAGGCGAACGGCATTCAGATGGAAACCCTCGGTGACAACGACAATGCCATGTTCTACTTCGGCGTGTCCGCGTTCGATGACGAGGGCAATCCCGTTTCCGACACCTACGGCCCTGTGGACGATGACGGCTATCTGCTGGACCTCGACCTGAACCCCATCTATGACGAAGACGGCAATCGAATCTTCAAGGACTACGATCTTCGCTACTACAGCAGCGACGATCATATCAAGGGCTATCACGAAGACATCCTCTACGACGTGCCGTTCAACAGCGACATGCCCGGAATGCAGCCAGGTGACTACGACACCAGCGACTACAAGGCCATGTGCAGCGAGATCGGCAGTCATAGTAGTACGGCCACGGAGTACTTCCCGTACGCGGAGGGCAATTACAGCCAGCCCAGGAGCAGTTCCAGCTTCCAGTACAGCCGTCGCGTGTACGAAAACCAGACCTTTTCTAATGTGCGCGTCCCGCAAGGCAAGCATGCCCTGTTCAAGAACTGCACGTTTGAGGACGTTCTGTTCATCGAGACCCGCGAAAGCTATTACAACCACTCCAGTTATACCAACAACATCCGCTTTGAGGACTGCACCTTCAACGGAGTGATCGTCACCGACGTCCCCAGCAGTACGAATCATTACAGTTGGTGGATGCGTAACGCGCTGACGTTCACGGGAGCATCCGTCTTCAACAATACGTCGAGCATTCAGGAGGCCACCGTTCTGGCCCCCAACTTCAACGTCAATCTCGGCAGCACCGCACAGGTGGGTGACACGAGCAACAGCGTCATCCAGGGCGCTGTCGTCGGCGGTATCGTGGACGTATACGGCAATGCCGCGATTCACGGCACGATCATCTCCATGTACGACACCAGCGCCCACTCCAGCGGCTACATCACGAATATCGGCGATCGCGAAGACGGCGGCAGCGAATCGTACGGGACCATTGAAGGCCAAATCGAGATCACACCCGATCCCGACCAGATGCTGCCGAGCGGGATCACCAGCCCCATCATCATCCAACCCGACCAGAACACGTATTCCGAGAGCGTCTAA
- the lipA gene encoding lipoyl synthase codes for MTANAKRLPPWLRRPWPASHSFQHTEQTLESLHIETICSHANCPNKGECWGRGTATVLILGNVCTRNCKFCSVGTGRPKPPDLTEPARLARMVQEMGLKYLVMTSVNRDDLPDGGAGHFRDCIVEVRKQCPSVRFEILTPDFRDNQSEALEILADALPFVFAHNVETVPSLYPKARSGGNYRLSLGLLEMAGRRYPGIPTKSSIMLGLGETDEEVMQVLRDLRAVGCRRITIGQYLKPSGDSLDVNDYIRPEKFQWWADQARQVGFSWVQSSPFARSSYFAERQCT; via the coding sequence ATGACCGCAAACGCCAAACGCCTGCCCCCCTGGCTGCGGAGGCCCTGGCCGGCCAGCCACAGCTTTCAGCACACCGAGCAGACGCTCGAATCGCTGCACATTGAGACGATTTGCAGCCATGCGAATTGCCCGAACAAGGGCGAATGCTGGGGCCGAGGCACGGCGACCGTCCTGATCCTGGGCAACGTCTGCACGCGCAACTGCAAGTTCTGCTCGGTGGGCACGGGCCGGCCGAAGCCGCCGGACCTCACCGAACCGGCGAGGCTGGCGCGAATGGTCCAGGAGATGGGCCTGAAATATCTCGTGATGACCAGCGTCAACCGGGATGATCTGCCCGATGGAGGGGCCGGGCACTTCCGCGACTGCATCGTTGAGGTCCGAAAACAGTGCCCTTCCGTGCGATTCGAGATTCTCACGCCGGACTTCCGCGACAACCAGTCCGAGGCGCTCGAAATTCTGGCCGATGCCCTGCCGTTCGTCTTCGCCCACAACGTCGAGACGGTGCCTTCGCTCTATCCGAAGGCCCGCTCCGGCGGCAACTACCGCCTCTCCCTGGGCCTGTTGGAGATGGCCGGCCGACGCTATCCCGGCATCCCCACCAAGTCGTCGATCATGCTCGGTCTGGGCGAGACCGACGAGGAGGTGATGCAGGTCCTGCGCGACCTGCGGGCCGTCGGGTGCCGGCGCATCACCATCGGACAATACCTCAAACCCTCCGGGGATTCTCTCGATGTGAACGACTACATCCGGCCGGAGAAGTTCCAATGGTGGGCCGATCAGGCCCGACAGGTCGGGTTCTCGTGGGTCCAGTCTTCGCCCTTCGCCCGGAGCAGCTACTTCGCCGAGCGTCAGTGCACATAG
- the lpdA gene encoding dihydrolipoyl dehydrogenase yields MADTFDVVVVGAGPGGARAARRCAQRGASVALVEKEFIGGTCLNWGCIPSKTLLASAHLLMRARSASEMGIDIPSATPNWPRIQQRRESIIAGLRKGMQGGMKSGRIAYLEGTAVVHSPTKVTVEANGQKTDLEAGKLILATGSDSIEIPSIPFDGKIVISSTEALSLLEIPKSMVIVGGGVIGCELGCVYAAMGAKVTIVEALESLLPMLDSWASRLVEREFKGLGIEALTGRKVTGVDKGASSAKVNLDDGQTIEAERVLVAVGRRAAVDRAIVSALGLEMSGPAIKVNKRMETNVPGVYAVGDAVGTTYLAHGATAEAEVAAANATGSSEEMLDYDLIPRVIFTFPEVASVGKTEAKCLAEGLDISVGKGFYKANGRSVAENDTNGQIHAIRDNAINEIVGVTMVGPLATEFVAFARTLIGTCEPIRQITFPHPTISETLEDAVHEALGELLLE; encoded by the coding sequence ATGGCCGATACGTTTGACGTTGTGGTGGTCGGGGCCGGGCCCGGCGGCGCCAGGGCCGCCAGACGCTGCGCCCAGCGAGGGGCATCGGTGGCCCTCGTCGAAAAGGAGTTCATCGGAGGCACCTGCCTGAACTGGGGCTGCATCCCATCCAAGACCCTGCTGGCCTCGGCCCATCTGCTAATGCGGGCCCGAAGCGCCTCGGAGATGGGCATCGACATCCCGTCGGCCACACCCAACTGGCCCAGGATCCAGCAGCGCCGCGAGAGCATCATCGCGGGCCTGCGCAAGGGCATGCAGGGCGGGATGAAGTCCGGCAGGATCGCCTACCTCGAAGGGACCGCGGTCGTTCACTCGCCAACGAAGGTCACGGTGGAAGCCAATGGCCAGAAGACCGATCTTGAAGCAGGCAAGCTGATCCTGGCGACCGGTTCCGATTCGATCGAGATCCCGAGCATTCCCTTCGACGGCAAGATCGTTATCAGCAGCACAGAGGCGCTGTCGCTGCTGGAAATCCCGAAGTCGATGGTCATCGTCGGTGGCGGCGTGATCGGCTGCGAGCTGGGCTGCGTGTATGCCGCGATGGGCGCCAAGGTCACAATCGTCGAGGCGCTCGAAAGCCTGCTGCCGATGCTCGACTCGTGGGCGAGCCGGCTGGTCGAACGCGAGTTCAAGGGCCTTGGCATCGAGGCGCTGACCGGGCGAAAGGTCACGGGCGTGGACAAGGGCGCGTCATCGGCCAAGGTCAATCTCGACGACGGACAGACCATCGAGGCCGAACGCGTGCTCGTGGCCGTCGGCCGGCGGGCCGCAGTGGACAGGGCCATCGTCTCGGCTTTGGGTCTCGAGATGAGCGGCCCGGCCATCAAGGTCAACAAGCGGATGGAGACGAACGTGCCGGGCGTCTACGCCGTCGGCGACGCGGTCGGGACCACCTACCTGGCGCACGGCGCAACCGCCGAGGCGGAGGTCGCCGCCGCCAACGCCACCGGCAGCAGCGAGGAGATGCTCGACTATGATCTGATCCCGCGCGTGATCTTCACCTTCCCGGAGGTCGCGTCGGTGGGCAAGACCGAGGCGAAGTGCCTGGCCGAAGGACTGGACATCTCCGTCGGCAAAGGCTTCTACAAGGCCAACGGCCGCAGCGTCGCCGAGAACGACACGAACGGCCAGATTCACGCCATTCGCGACAACGCGATCAACGAGATCGTCGGCGTCACGATGGTCGGACCGCTGGCGACCGAGTTCGTGGCGTTCGCCCGGACGCTGATCGGCACGTGCGAGCCCATCCGCCAGATCACGTTCCCGCACCCGACAATCTCGGAGACACTCGAAGACGCCGTCCACGAGGCCTTGGGCGAGCTGCTCCTGGAATAG
- the lipB gene encoding lipoyl(octanoyl) transferase LipB yields MTRDVAIERKAAEVLDIRDLGLADYREVLSLQQQLNQQRQAGWIGDTVLIVEHPPVITLGARRSANKLLIEPDELTRRGIDVVEIRRGGGATAHNPGQLVFYPILHLQHLGLGASEYVRTLEAIGIDLLARAGVPCERRKGFPGLWTDGRKIASIGVRVSRLVTYHGMAINVCNDLAIFDTMVPCGLDGVEMTSVEKEAGRPCDVDSLKTELVPLLRERMGGSRP; encoded by the coding sequence GTGACGCGTGACGTTGCGATCGAGCGAAAAGCCGCTGAGGTGCTGGATATCCGTGACCTGGGGCTGGCCGACTATCGCGAGGTCCTGTCGCTCCAGCAGCAACTGAACCAGCAGCGGCAGGCCGGCTGGATCGGGGACACGGTGCTGATCGTCGAGCACCCGCCCGTCATTACCCTGGGAGCGCGCAGAAGCGCCAACAAGCTGCTGATCGAGCCCGACGAACTGACGCGACGCGGAATCGACGTTGTCGAGATTCGTCGCGGCGGCGGCGCCACCGCTCACAACCCGGGCCAACTGGTGTTCTATCCGATCCTGCACCTGCAACACCTCGGACTGGGCGCGTCCGAATATGTCCGGACGCTCGAAGCAATCGGCATCGATCTGCTCGCACGGGCGGGCGTTCCGTGCGAACGGCGCAAGGGTTTTCCGGGTCTCTGGACCGACGGCAGGAAGATCGCCTCGATCGGGGTGCGCGTCAGCCGACTCGTGACGTATCACGGCATGGCCATCAACGTCTGCAACGACCTGGCCATCTTCGACACGATGGTCCCCTGCGGTCTCGACGGCGTCGAGATGACCTCGGTCGAGAAGGAAGCAGGCCGGCCCTGTGACGTCGATTCGCTCAAGACAGAACTGGTGCCACTGCTGCGGGAACGCATGGGCGGGTCACGACCATGA